In Pantoea cypripedii, the following proteins share a genomic window:
- the rpsO gene encoding 30S ribosomal protein S15 has product MSLSVEAKAEIVAKYGRGTNDSGSTEVQVALLTAQINHLQGHFSEHKKDHHSRRGLLRMVSQRRKLLDYLKRKDVARYTSLIENLGLRR; this is encoded by the coding sequence ATGTCTCTAAGCGTAGAAGCTAAAGCAGAGATCGTTGCCAAATACGGTCGTGGCACCAACGACAGCGGTTCAACTGAAGTTCAGGTTGCTCTGCTGACTGCTCAGATTAACCACCTGCAGGGTCACTTCTCTGAGCACAAAAAAGACCACCACAGCCGTCGCGGTCTGCTGCGCATGGTATCCCAGCGTCGTAAGCTGCTGGACTACCTGAAGCGTAAAGATGTAGCACGCTACACCAGCCTGATCGAAAACCTGGGTCTGCGTCGCTAA
- the rbfA gene encoding 30S ribosome-binding factor RbfA has product MAKEFGRPQRVSQELQKEIAIILQREIKDPRLGMMVTVSGVEVSRDLAYAKVFVTFLNDKDEEAVKNGLKALKEASGYIRTLLGKAMRLRIVPELTFFYDNSLIEGMRMSNLVTNVVKNDAERRGDHAADDDKED; this is encoded by the coding sequence ATGGCGAAAGAATTTGGTCGCCCGCAGCGCGTTTCTCAGGAGCTGCAGAAAGAGATTGCCATTATTCTGCAACGCGAAATTAAAGATCCGCGCCTCGGTATGATGGTGACGGTCTCTGGCGTTGAAGTGTCACGCGATCTGGCTTATGCCAAAGTGTTTGTCACTTTTCTGAATGATAAAGATGAAGAAGCGGTGAAAAACGGTCTGAAGGCGCTGAAAGAAGCTTCAGGCTATATCCGTACTTTGCTGGGTAAAGCGATGCGTCTGCGCATTGTGCCTGAGCTGACCTTCTTCTATGACAACTCGTTGATCGAAGGTATGCGCATGTCAAACCTGGTCACCAATGTTGTCAAAAATGATGCTGAACGCCGTGGCGATCATGCAGCGGACGACGACAAGGAGGATTGA
- the truB gene encoding tRNA pseudouridine(55) synthase TruB, translating to MSRPRRRGRDVHGVLLLDKHQGASSNDVLQKVKRIFNANKAGHTGALDPLATGMLPICLGEATKFSQYLLDSDKRYRVIARLGERTDTSDADGNVVETRAVTFTQAELDAALESFRGDTQQVPTMFSALKHQGRPLYEYARQGITVEREPRPITVYELLFIRWEGDELELEIHCSKGTYIRTIIDDLGEKLGCGAHVTMLRRLQVSRYPAEKMVTLEQLQALLEQANAAEIPPADLLDPLLLPMDSPAADFPEVNLPDAIAVYFKLGQPVEAADVPAAGLVRVTEGEARKFIGMAEIDDRQRVAPRRLVVEFQESIPK from the coding sequence ATGAGTCGTCCTCGTCGTCGCGGTCGCGATGTGCATGGTGTATTGCTGCTGGATAAGCATCAGGGCGCGTCTTCCAATGACGTGCTGCAAAAAGTAAAACGCATCTTCAATGCGAACAAAGCGGGTCACACCGGTGCGCTGGATCCTCTGGCGACGGGCATGTTGCCCATTTGCCTCGGCGAAGCGACCAAGTTCTCGCAATATCTGCTGGATTCAGACAAGCGTTACCGCGTGATCGCCCGCCTCGGCGAGCGTACCGATACCTCCGATGCTGACGGCAACGTGGTCGAAACGCGTGCGGTGACCTTTACTCAGGCGGAACTGGATGCGGCGCTGGAAAGTTTTCGTGGCGACACCCAACAGGTGCCAACCATGTTTTCGGCGCTGAAGCATCAGGGACGCCCGTTGTATGAGTACGCGCGTCAGGGAATCACCGTCGAGCGCGAACCCCGTCCCATCACCGTGTATGAACTGCTGTTCATTCGCTGGGAAGGGGACGAGCTGGAGCTGGAGATTCACTGCTCCAAAGGCACCTATATTCGTACCATCATTGACGATTTGGGTGAAAAGTTGGGCTGTGGTGCGCATGTGACCATGCTGCGTCGCTTGCAGGTTTCCCGCTATCCGGCAGAAAAAATGGTGACGCTTGAGCAGTTGCAGGCTTTGCTGGAACAGGCGAATGCCGCAGAAATTCCACCGGCTGATTTGCTTGACCCTCTGCTGCTACCGATGGATAGCCCGGCGGCGGATTTCCCGGAAGTGAATCTGCCCGATGCTATCGCGGTTTACTTCAAGCTGGGGCAACCGGTAGAGGCCGCTGACGTACCTGCTGCTGGCCTGGTGCGTGTCACTGAAGGTGAGGCGCGCAAGTTTATTGGTATGGCCGAGATTGATGACCGGCAGCGCGTTGCCCCGCGCCGCCTGGTGGTGGAGTTTCAGGAATCTATCCCTAAATAA
- the pnp gene encoding polyribonucleotide nucleotidyltransferase encodes MLNPIVRKFQYGQHTVTLETGMMARQATAAVMVSMDDTAVFVTVVGQKKAKAGQDFFPLTVNYQERTYAAGRIPGSFFRREGRPSEGETLIARLIDRPVRPLFPEGFVNEVQVIATVVSVNPQVNPDIVAMIGASAALSLSGIPFNGPIGAARVGYINDQYVLNPTADEVKQSRLDLVVAGTQNAVLMVESEADILTEDQMLGAVVFGHDQQQVVIENINALVAEAGKPRWDWQPEAANDALIARVAALAEARISDAYRITDKQERYTQVGVIKDETIAALLAEDETLDSAEIGDIVHSLEKNVVRTRILNGEPRIDGREKDMIRGLDVRTGVLPRTHGSALFTRGETQALVAATLGTARDAQNLDELMGERTDSFLFHYNFPPYSVGETGMVGSPKRREIGHGRLAKRGVLAVMPKQEDFPYTVRVVSEITESNGSSSMASVCGASLALMDAGVPIKAAVAGIAMGLVKEDEKFVVLSDILGDEDHLGDMDFKVAGSREGITALQMDIKIEGITREIMQVALNQAKGARLHILSVMEQAISTPRQEISEFAPRIYTIKINSDKIKDVIGKGGSVIRALTEETGTTIEIEDDGTVKIAATDGLKAKEAIRRIEEITAEIEVGRIYTGKVTRIVDFGAFVAIGGGKEGLVHISQIADKRVEKVTDYLQMGQEVPVKVLEVDRQGRVRLSIKEATEQKPQAEEITAATDAPEAE; translated from the coding sequence TTGCTGAACCCGATCGTACGCAAATTCCAATATGGTCAGCATACCGTCACGCTGGAAACCGGCATGATGGCACGCCAGGCCACTGCCGCTGTGATGGTGAGCATGGACGACACCGCGGTTTTCGTAACCGTTGTTGGCCAGAAAAAAGCGAAAGCTGGTCAGGATTTCTTCCCGCTGACCGTTAACTACCAGGAGCGTACCTACGCTGCTGGCCGTATCCCGGGTAGCTTCTTCCGTCGTGAAGGCCGTCCGAGCGAAGGCGAAACCCTGATCGCGCGTCTGATTGACCGCCCGGTTCGCCCGCTGTTCCCGGAAGGCTTCGTGAACGAAGTTCAGGTTATCGCTACCGTTGTTTCCGTTAACCCGCAGGTTAACCCGGACATCGTGGCAATGATCGGTGCCTCTGCTGCACTGTCACTGTCCGGTATCCCGTTCAATGGCCCGATTGGCGCGGCACGTGTTGGCTACATCAACGATCAGTACGTCCTGAACCCAACTGCTGACGAAGTCAAACAATCTCGTCTGGATCTGGTTGTTGCCGGTACCCAGAACGCGGTGCTGATGGTTGAATCAGAAGCTGACATCCTGACTGAAGATCAGATGCTGGGCGCAGTGGTATTCGGCCACGACCAGCAACAGGTTGTTATTGAGAACATCAATGCACTGGTGGCTGAAGCTGGCAAACCGCGTTGGGACTGGCAGCCAGAAGCGGCTAATGATGCCCTGATTGCACGCGTTGCTGCCCTGGCAGAAGCACGTATCAGCGATGCTTACCGCATCACCGACAAGCAGGAGCGTTATACTCAGGTTGGCGTCATCAAAGATGAAACCATCGCTGCACTGCTGGCTGAAGATGAAACTCTGGATAGCGCTGAAATCGGCGATATCGTGCACAGCCTTGAGAAGAATGTTGTTCGTACCCGTATTCTGAACGGTGAACCGCGTATCGATGGCCGTGAAAAAGACATGATCCGTGGTCTGGACGTGCGTACTGGCGTGCTGCCGCGTACCCACGGTTCAGCTCTGTTCACCCGTGGTGAAACTCAGGCGTTGGTTGCTGCGACCCTGGGTACTGCACGTGATGCGCAGAACCTGGACGAGCTGATGGGTGAGCGCACCGACAGCTTCCTGTTCCACTATAACTTCCCTCCGTACTCGGTGGGTGAGACTGGTATGGTCGGTTCGCCGAAGCGTCGTGAAATTGGTCACGGTCGTCTGGCGAAACGCGGCGTGCTGGCAGTGATGCCGAAACAGGAAGATTTCCCGTACACCGTACGTGTGGTATCTGAAATCACTGAATCAAACGGTTCTTCTTCTATGGCTTCCGTCTGCGGTGCTTCTCTGGCACTGATGGATGCAGGCGTACCGATCAAAGCGGCCGTTGCCGGTATCGCGATGGGTCTGGTGAAAGAAGACGAGAAATTTGTTGTTCTGTCTGACATCCTGGGTGACGAAGATCACCTCGGCGACATGGACTTCAAAGTAGCCGGTAGCCGTGAAGGTATTACCGCGCTGCAGATGGACATCAAAATTGAAGGGATCACCCGCGAGATCATGCAGGTTGCTCTGAACCAGGCTAAGGGTGCGCGTCTGCATATCCTGAGCGTGATGGAGCAGGCAATCAGCACGCCGCGTCAGGAGATCTCTGAGTTCGCACCGCGCATTTACACCATCAAGATCAATTCTGACAAGATCAAAGATGTTATCGGTAAAGGCGGTTCTGTCATCCGTGCGCTGACTGAAGAAACCGGCACCACCATCGAAATCGAAGATGATGGCACTGTGAAGATCGCAGCGACCGATGGTCTGAAAGCGAAAGAAGCAATCCGTCGTATCGAAGAGATCACCGCAGAAATCGAAGTGGGCCGTATTTACACTGGTAAAGTGACCCGTATCGTTGATTTCGGTGCCTTCGTTGCGATTGGCGGCGGCAAAGAAGGTCTGGTTCATATTTCACAAATCGCTGATAAGCGCGTT